ATAGCAGAAGTTAAGATGCCAGACCTAAATGCTAGCAGTGTTGAAGCTGCAATGAGCATGGTAGCTGGTACAGCTAGAAGCATGGGAATAACTGTAGAAGAGTAGTTTTAAGCAGTGGGAGGTAAAAAACAACCGTTAATACCACAGAGGAGGTTAAATTAAAATGGCTAAAAAAGGTAAAAGATTTCAAGAGATATCTAAGCTTGTAGACAAGGAAAATTTATACGGGGCTGACGAAGCTCTAGAGCTAGTTCAAAAGACAGCTAAAGCTAAGTTTGACGAGTCTATAGAGCTATCTATAAAACTAGGTGTAGATCCTAGACATGCTGACCAGCAGGTAAGAGGAGCAGTTGTTCTTCCTAACGGAACAGGAAAAGACAAGAAAGTACTAGTATTTGCAAAAGGAGAAAAAGCTAAAGAAGCTGAGGCTGCTGGAGCTGACTTCGTAGGAGCAGAGGAACTAGTAGAGAAGATACAGAAAGAAAACTGGTTCGGATTTGACGTTGTTGTTGCAACTCCAGACATGATGGGTGTTGTAGGAAGAATAGGTAGAGTGCTAGGACCTAAAGGTCTAATGCCAAACCCTAAGTCAGGAACAGTAACTTTCGAAGTTAAAAAAGCTGTTGACGATATAAAGGCTGGTAAAGTTGAATATAGAGTTGACAAAGCTGGTATAGTTCACGTTTCTTTCGGAAAAGCTTCGTTTGGAACAGAGAAACTGAAGGAAAACTTCGATGCACTAATGGACGCTGTTATAAAAGCTAAGCCATCAGCTGCAAAAGGAAAATACCTTAGAAGCGTTGTAGTTTCAAGCACTATGGGGCCTGGAATAAAGCTTAACGCTCAGAAGTTAATGGACTAATAAAACAGTTGACAAAGCTCGTAGAGCGTGTTAAACTTTTAAAGTCAAAAGAGAATACATTCCGTAGACAGCAGGGACTAAGCGTTTAAACATCCTGCCGAGGGTTTAAAAGAGGGAAACTTCAAGCCTTTGCGTGTCTGTACGGATATGCAAAGGCTTTTGATTTTGAAACAAAAATGAGGAGGTGACTATATGTCAAAAGCTATTGAAATAAAGCAAGGTTTAGTTTCAGAGATAGCAGAAAAACTTGACAAGGCTACATCTTGTGTAGTTGTTGACTATAGGGGACTTACAGTTGAGGAAGTTACTGAGCTTAGAAACAAGTTTAGAGAAGCTGGAGTTGATTATAAAGTTTATAAAAACACTATGGTTAGAAGAGCAGCAAGCCAAATCAACAAGATGGAAGAATTCAACGATGAGAAACTTGTTGGAACTAACGCTTTTGCAATAAGCTACGACGACGCTGTAATACCAGCTAAAGTTGTAAGCGACTTCGCTAAAACTCATCCAAACCTAGAGTTCAAGATGGGATATATCGAGGGAGAGTTCTACGATGCAGCTGGACTTGAAGAGCTATCTAAGATACCTTCAAGAGAAGAGCTTATCGCGAAACTTCTTGGAAGCCTTAAGGCTCCAATGTCTAACTTTGTTTACTTACTTGATGCGATTGCAAAGCAGAAAGAAGAGCAAACAGCGTAGTAGAAAAATTATATTATTAAATGTAAACTAAAAAAATTCGGAGGTGTCATATAATGACTATAGAGCAAATATTAGAAGCTATAGAGGAAATGAAAGTTCTTGAGCTAAACGAACTAGTTAAAGCGGCAGAAGAGAAATTTGGAGTATCAGCATCAGCACCAGTTATGGTAGCAGGTGGAGCAGTGGCAGGTGGAGCAGCAGCAGAAGAGAAATCTGAGTTCGAGGTTGTACTTGCAAGCGCTGGAGCAGAGAAGATAAAAGTTATAAAAGTAGTTAGAGAGTTAACTGGACTAGGACTTAAGGAAGCTAAAGAAATAGTTGACGGAGCTCCTAAGACACTAAAAGACGCTGCGTCTAAAGAAGAAGCAGAAGAAATAAAGGCTAAGCTAAGCGAAGTAGGAGCTACAGTAGAACTTAAGTAGTTTTAAAAGCTGAATCACGTTTAGGACAAGAAAGGTTTCGCTCAAAGGAGAGAAACCTTTCTTGTTTTTTTAGTCTAAAAATCGAAGTAAGAGTCGAAGCTAGGTCTCTGCGCAACGCTGCTTAATTGATTGACAGCTTTACATAGTTATGATAAGATAGTATGATGTAAAAGAGACGATTTTGACTGATCAAAATCCAAGATTTCCAAATCTTGATTAATAGTTTTTATAAGGGGTGAATTAAATGGTGCATCCTGTTTCAGTAGGAAAACGGGTTCGTATGAGTTATTCTAAGATAGATGAGGTTTTGGAACTTCCAGATTTGGTGGAAATTCAAAAAAAGTCATATGAATGGTTTTTGAAAGAAGGACTTAAAGAAGTATTTGACGATATCTCGCCTATAAGGGACTACACGGGTAATCTGATACTTGAATTTGTAGACTATTCAGTAGGTGATGAATCTAAATATGACGAAGAAGAGTCTAAAGAAAGAGATGTAAACTATGCGTCACCGTTAAAGGTGAAGATAAGACTTATAAACAAGGAGACTGGAGAAGTCAAAGAGCAAGAGGTATTTATGGGAGACCTTCCTCTTATGACTGAAAAGGGAACCTTCATAATCAATGGAGCTGAGAGGGTAATAGTAAGTCAGCTTGTTAGATCTCCTAGTGTATACTACTCGGAAGAGCTAGATAAGACTGGGAAAAGCCTGTTTTCTTCTACGGTAATACCAAATAGAGGAGCTTGGCTTGAGTATGAGACAGACTCTAACGACATAGTATATGTAAGGGTCGATAGAACTAGAAAGCTGCCTATTACTATATTCCTTAGAGCGTTAGGACATGAGACAAACAGCTCTATGGTAGAACTTGTAGGTGAGAGCGAGCAGCTGTTGAAGACATTAGAAAAAGACAGCACCAAGACGCAAGAGGAAGCTCTAATAGAAATATACAAGAGACTCAGACCGGGAGAACCTCCTACTTTAGACAGTGCCAAGAGCTTATTTGAGTCGCTCTTCTTTGACCCTAAGAGATATGATTTAGCCAGAGTCGGTAGATATAAATTCAATAAAAAGCTTGCACTTAGTGCTAGAATAATGAACAAAAAGTCATCAGAAGTTATATTCAATCCAGAAACTGGGGAGATAATAGTTGACAAAAACGAAAAGATAAACAGAGATCAAGCGAGAGCTATAGAGAACGCGGGCATAAATGAAGTAAAGGTTTTAAATGAAAGTGACATAGAAGTCATAGTCATAGGAAACCACTTTGTGGAGCCTAGCGCTTTTGACATTCCATTCGACATAAAAGAGATGGGGCTTAGAGAAAAAGTCTACTATCCTATTATGAAAGAGATAATGGAAGAGAACAGCGATGAAGACTCGATTAGAGAAGCTATAAAAGACAGAATAAGGGAGCTTTCCCCTAAGCACATAACTGTTTCAGATATGATTGCGTCTGTAAACTATGAGTTCAACCTGTTTGCAGGAGTAGGAGTTGTAGACGATATAGATCACCTAGGAAACAGAAGGGTTCGTTCAGTAGGAGAACTATTACAGAACCAATTCAGAATAGGTCTTTCAAGAATGGAGAGAGTAGTCAGAGAGAGAATGACTATACAAGACATAGAAGTTGTAACTCCTCAGACACTTGTAAACATAAGACCTGTTTCTGCGGCCATAAAGGAATTCTTCGGAAGCAGTCAGCTTTCGCAGTTCATGGATCAGACGAATCCACTTGCAGAGCTTACAAACAAGAGAAGGATGTCTTCACTAGGACCAGGTGGACTTAGTAGAGATAGAGCTGGATTCGAAGTAAGAGACGTTCACCACTCGCACTACGGAAGAATGTGTCCTATAGAGACTCCAGAGGGACCGAATATAGGTCTTATAACTTCCCTTACTACGTATGCAAAGCTAAACGACTACGGATTTATAGAGGTTCCTTTCAGAAAAGTGGAGAGAGGGACTGGAGTAGTTACAAACGAGATAGAGTACTTGACAGCA
This is a stretch of genomic DNA from Andreesenia angusta. It encodes these proteins:
- the rplA gene encoding 50S ribosomal protein L1 gives rise to the protein MAKKGKRFQEISKLVDKENLYGADEALELVQKTAKAKFDESIELSIKLGVDPRHADQQVRGAVVLPNGTGKDKKVLVFAKGEKAKEAEAAGADFVGAEELVEKIQKENWFGFDVVVATPDMMGVVGRIGRVLGPKGLMPNPKSGTVTFEVKKAVDDIKAGKVEYRVDKAGIVHVSFGKASFGTEKLKENFDALMDAVIKAKPSAAKGKYLRSVVVSSTMGPGIKLNAQKLMD
- the rplJ gene encoding 50S ribosomal protein L10, with the protein product MSKAIEIKQGLVSEIAEKLDKATSCVVVDYRGLTVEEVTELRNKFREAGVDYKVYKNTMVRRAASQINKMEEFNDEKLVGTNAFAISYDDAVIPAKVVSDFAKTHPNLEFKMGYIEGEFYDAAGLEELSKIPSREELIAKLLGSLKAPMSNFVYLLDAIAKQKEEQTA
- the rplL gene encoding 50S ribosomal protein L7/L12, whose translation is MTIEQILEAIEEMKVLELNELVKAAEEKFGVSASAPVMVAGGAVAGGAAAEEKSEFEVVLASAGAEKIKVIKVVRELTGLGLKEAKEIVDGAPKTLKDAASKEEAEEIKAKLSEVGATVELK